The nucleotide sequence GGGGCTGCCCGCGGTGGCCTCCGGGCTGGGCGAGACGGTGCCGGCCGGGGTCGGTGTGGCCGAGGCGCCGGCCAGGACCACCGCGCGGGCACCGGCGGAGCTGATCCGCACCGTGACGGCCTGACCGGAGTCGTTGTAGAGGCCGACGTTCATCGGCGCGTCGGCGCCGGCCGGGTAACCCTGGGTGCTCAGGTAGTCGATCGACAGGTTGCGGACCTTGAAGTTGTTGTCGGCCGACTGCGCGTTGGTGCCGACGCTGGTGGGCACCTTGGCGGCGGTCTCGGCGATCTGGCCCGCGCCGCACCCGGACAGCAGCAGGGTGGCGGCGGCTGCCGTACCGGCCAGCACCGCAGCGGCTCGCCGAGCCCCCCTGATCGAGCGCGTCACCTGGTCCTCCTTCATGCGAATCCGGTCGCCGTGTCGATTCGGCGGGCCGGCGTAACGGGCACGGTGGCCGTACCCGGGCCCGGCGGGCTCCAGGGTAGTGGGCGGTGATCGGCTCCCGTGCGCCGACCCGGTAACCCGGCCGGCCGGGCTTGGCGGTACCGGCCGCTGGGCGGGAGCGGGCGCCGGCCGGTGGGTGGGAGCGGGTCAGACCACCCGGCCGCTGGACACCAGCAGCACCACGTCGATCAGCGCGACGAGCATGACGGCCCGGAAGACGGCCACCGGGCGGTCGCCCCGGGCGGCGGCGGCCCGGCCCGCGTACCAGCCGAGCAGCGGGACCACGGCGGCGACCGCGACCGCCGCCAGGCCGGCCCCGGACGGCGGGCCGGGCGGCCCGACCACCAGGGTGGCGGTGGCGGCCAGCAGCAGCCCGGCGGCGGCCAGCCGGGAGCCGGCCGGGCCGAGCCGGTGCGGCAGGCCGCGGACCCCGGTCCGCTCGTCGTCGGCCAGGTCCGGCAGCACGTTCGCGAAGTGCGCCCCGGCGCCGAGCAGCGCACCGGCCGCGACCAGCCAGGCCGGCGGAGCCGGTGCGCCGGGCAGCCCGAGTACGACGACCGCCGGCAACGTCCCGAACGACACCGCGTACGGCAGCACCGAGAACGGGGTGGACTTGAGTGGCCAGTTGTAGAGCAGTGCGGAGACCAGGGCGAGGGTGGCCGCCGCGGCGGCGGCCGGTTCGAGGACGAACGCGGGCAGCGGGGTGAGTACGGCGGCGACCGTCCCGGCGGTGCCGACCAGCCGCCGACCGACCATTCCGCTGGCCACCGGCTTGTCCCGGCGCCCGACCGCGGCGTCCCGGTCGGCGTCGAGCCGGTCGTTGACCCAGCCGACGGCGAGCTGGCTGGCCAGCACGGTGAGGGTGATCGCGGCGATGCCGCCGGGCGAATGGCCCACACCCCAGGCGAGCAGGGCCGAGACGGTGGTCACCGCGACCGCCGGCTCGGGGTGGCTTGCCCGGACCAGCCCTAACACCACATGCGACATATGGGAAGTCTGGTTGTTACCGCTGGGTCGTGCCAGGCTCGGTCACATGCGGACGGCGCGGACCAGGGCGACGAGCGGCACCACCGCGCCCTGCGCCACGGCGCCCGGAGTCTCCGCGTCCGGGGCCACGGCCGGCGGCACCCGGTCGCGCCGGCTGCCCCGCAACGACCCCCGGCAGTACGACGACCTCGCCGACCAGTGGTGGCAGCCGGACGGCGCCTTCGCGATGCTGCACTGGCTGGCCGAGGCGCGGGCCGCGCTGGTGCCGCCGGCAGCCCGTCCCGGTGCGATCCTGGTCGACCTCGGCTGCGGCGCCGGGCTGCTCGCCCCCCGGGTGGCCGGGCGCGGTTACCGGCACGTCGGGGTGGACCTGGTCCGCTCCGCGCTCGTCCAGGCCGGTGCGCACGGGGTCGTCCCGGTCAACGGGGACGTCGCCGCGGTGCCGCTGGCCGACGGGTGCGCGGACGTGGTGGCCGCCGGTGAGGTGCTGGAGCACGTACCGGACTGGCGGCGGGTGGTGGCCGAGGCGGGCCGGCTGCTCCGCCCCGGCGGCACGCTGGTGCTGGACACCCTCAACGCCACCGTGCTGAGCCGGCTGCTCGCGGTCCGGGTCGCCGAACTCTTCCCCGGGGTGCCTCGGGGGATCCACGACCCCCGGCTCTTCGTCGACGCCGGGGAGCTGGTCCGGGAGTGTGCCCGGCACGGCATCGCGCTGCGGGTCCGGGGCATCCGGCCGGCGGTCTGGGGCACCGCCCGCTGGCTGCTCCGCCGCGCCGTCCGGCCGGCCGGGCCGGGTGTGGCAGCAGACGGCCAGGCAGGGCCGGGTGCGGCAAGAGACCGGCAGTCCGGGCCGGGTGCGGCCGGGAACGGGCAGGCCGGGGCGGGTGCGGTCGGGAACGAGCGGGCCGGGGCGGGTGCGGTCGGGCGGGCCGGTGTGGGTGCAGTCGGGCGGGCCGGTGTGGGCGCGCCACGGATCGTGCCGACCTGGTCGGCGGCGGTGCTCTATCAGGGGTGGGGCACCAGACAGGGATAGCTACGGTCGGCAGCGCCGGCCGCCGGGCCGGGTGCGGAAGGGAGACGGATGACGGCGGAGGCGCTCGCAGCGGCGCGCCGGGTGGCGCCACGCTTCGCCGCCCGGGCGGCCGAACACGACCGGGACGGCAGCTTTCCGGTGCACGACTTCGCCGACCTGCGCTCGGCCGGACTGCTCGGCCTGATGGTCCCGCCGAAGCTCGGCGGGCTGGGCGCCAGCTTCGCCGGATACGCCGCGGTCGCCACCGAGCTGGCCCGGGGCAACGGTGCGACCGCGCTGGTGTTCAACATGCACGCCTCGGTCACCGGTGCGCTCGG is from Micromonospora sp. WMMD1102 and encodes:
- a CDS encoding methyltransferase domain-containing protein — protein: MRTARTRATSGTTAPCATAPGVSASGATAGGTRSRRLPRNDPRQYDDLADQWWQPDGAFAMLHWLAEARAALVPPAARPGAILVDLGCGAGLLAPRVAGRGYRHVGVDLVRSALVQAGAHGVVPVNGDVAAVPLADGCADVVAAGEVLEHVPDWRRVVAEAGRLLRPGGTLVLDTLNATVLSRLLAVRVAELFPGVPRGIHDPRLFVDAGELVRECARHGIALRVRGIRPAVWGTARWLLRRAVRPAGPGVAADGQAGPGAARDRQSGPGAAGNGQAGAGAVGNERAGAGAVGRAGVGAVGRAGVGAPRIVPTWSAAVLYQGWGTRQG
- a CDS encoding UbiA family prenyltransferase, which produces MSHVVLGLVRASHPEPAVAVTTVSALLAWGVGHSPGGIAAITLTVLASQLAVGWVNDRLDADRDAAVGRRDKPVASGMVGRRLVGTAGTVAAVLTPLPAFVLEPAAAAAATLALVSALLYNWPLKSTPFSVLPYAVSFGTLPAVVVLGLPGAPAPPAWLVAAGALLGAGAHFANVLPDLADDERTGVRGLPHRLGPAGSRLAAAGLLLAATATLVVGPPGPPSGAGLAAVAVAAVVPLLGWYAGRAAAARGDRPVAVFRAVMLVALIDVVLLVSSGRVV